The Streptomyces sp. NL15-2K genome contains a region encoding:
- a CDS encoding acetyl/propionyl/methylcrotonyl-CoA carboxylase subunit alpha, translating to MFDTVLVANRGEIAVRVIRTLRSMGVRSVAVFSDADADARHVREADTAVRIGPAPAAESYLSVERILEAAARTGAQAVHPGYGFLAENAGFARACADAGLVFIGPPAEAISLMGDKIRAKETVRAAGVPVVPGSSGSGLTDAQLADAAREIGMPVLLKPSAGGGGKGMRLVRDAEKLADEIAAARREARASFGDDTLLVERWIDRPRHIEIQVLADGHGGVVHLGERECSLQRRHQKIIEEAPSVLLDEETRAAMGEAAVQAARSCGYEGAGTVEFIVPGEDPKAHYFMEMNTRLQVEHPVTELVTGLDLVEWQLRVAAGERLPFAQEEIRLTGHAIEARVCAEDPSRGFLPSGGTVLMLHEPQGDGVRTDSGLGEGTEVGSRYDPMLSKVIAYGPDRATAIRKLRAALADTVTLGVRTNAGFLRRLLAHPAVVAGELDTGLVERDVEGLVSAEVPEAVYVAAALLRQAALVPRASGWVDPFSVPGGWRLGGERAWTAHHMRVPGHDPVTVRVRGTADDGVELLLDGTERPLMRAKGLPTGPGPDLRFTFRLDGVVHTFAALPGGTWVGRDGDAWHVRDHDPVAASLTRAAHSGADSLTAPMPGTVTVVKVAVGDEVTAGQSLLVVEAMKMEHVISAPHAGTVAELDVAPGTTVAMDQVLAVIAPHDEEEAVAE from the coding sequence ATGTTCGACACGGTGCTTGTAGCCAACCGGGGTGAGATCGCCGTCCGCGTCATCCGCACGCTGCGGTCGATGGGCGTGCGCTCGGTGGCGGTCTTCTCCGACGCGGACGCCGACGCCCGGCACGTCCGCGAGGCCGACACGGCCGTACGCATCGGACCGGCGCCCGCGGCCGAGAGCTATCTGTCCGTCGAGCGGATCCTGGAGGCCGCCGCCCGCACGGGCGCCCAGGCCGTGCACCCGGGATACGGCTTCCTCGCGGAGAACGCCGGCTTCGCACGCGCGTGTGCCGACGCGGGGCTCGTCTTCATCGGGCCGCCGGCCGAGGCGATCTCCCTCATGGGCGACAAGATCCGCGCCAAGGAGACGGTGCGGGCGGCCGGGGTGCCCGTCGTCCCCGGCTCCAGCGGCAGCGGGCTGACCGACGCGCAACTGGCCGACGCGGCCCGCGAGATCGGCATGCCCGTGCTGCTGAAGCCCTCCGCCGGTGGCGGCGGCAAGGGCATGCGGCTGGTACGGGACGCGGAGAAGCTGGCGGACGAGATCGCCGCCGCCCGCCGCGAGGCCCGCGCCTCCTTCGGCGACGACACGCTGCTCGTCGAGCGGTGGATCGACCGGCCCCGGCACATCGAGATCCAGGTCCTGGCGGACGGCCACGGCGGCGTGGTCCATCTGGGCGAGCGCGAGTGCTCCCTCCAGCGCCGCCACCAGAAGATCATCGAGGAGGCGCCCTCCGTCCTGCTGGACGAGGAGACCCGCGCGGCCATGGGCGAGGCGGCGGTCCAGGCGGCCCGTTCCTGCGGGTACGAGGGCGCGGGCACCGTGGAGTTCATCGTCCCCGGCGAGGACCCGAAGGCGCACTACTTCATGGAGATGAACACCCGCCTCCAGGTGGAGCACCCGGTCACCGAGCTGGTCACGGGCCTGGACCTGGTGGAGTGGCAGCTGCGGGTGGCGGCGGGCGAGCGGCTGCCGTTCGCGCAGGAGGAGATCCGGCTGACGGGCCACGCGATCGAGGCCCGCGTCTGCGCGGAAGACCCGTCGCGCGGGTTCCTGCCGTCCGGCGGCACGGTGCTGATGCTGCACGAGCCGCAGGGCGACGGCGTCCGCACCGACTCCGGGCTCGGCGAGGGCACCGAGGTCGGCAGCCGGTACGACCCGATGCTGTCCAAGGTGATCGCGTACGGCCCGGACCGCGCCACGGCGATCAGGAAACTCCGGGCGGCCCTCGCGGACACGGTCACGCTGGGCGTGCGGACGAACGCCGGGTTCCTGCGGCGGCTGCTCGCGCATCCGGCGGTCGTGGCGGGCGAGCTGGACACCGGGCTGGTCGAGCGGGACGTGGAGGGGCTGGTCTCGGCGGAGGTGCCGGAAGCGGTGTACGTGGCCGCCGCGCTGCTGCGTCAGGCCGCTCTGGTCCCGCGGGCGTCCGGCTGGGTCGATCCCTTCTCCGTGCCGGGCGGCTGGCGCCTGGGCGGCGAACGCGCCTGGACGGCCCACCACATGCGGGTGCCGGGGCACGACCCCGTGACCGTCCGCGTGCGCGGCACGGCGGACGACGGCGTCGAACTACTGCTCGACGGTACAGAGCGGCCTCTGATGAGGGCCAAGGGCCTGCCCACCGGCCCGGGACCGGATCTCCGGTTCACCTTCCGGCTCGACGGCGTGGTCCACACCTTCGCCGCCCTGCCGGGAGGCACCTGGGTGGGCCGTGACGGCGACGCCTGGCACGTGCGCGACCACGACCCGGTCGCCGCGTCACTGACCCGGGCCGCGCACTCCGGCGCCGACTCCCTCACCGCGCCCATGCCCGGCACGGTGACCGTCGTGAAGGTCGCCGTCGGCGACGAGGTCACCGCCGGTCAGAGCCTGCTGGTCGTGGAGGCGATGAAGATGGAGCACGTCATCTCCGCCCCGCACGCCGGCACGGTCGCCGAACTGGACGTGGCGCCGGGCACGACGGTCGCGATGGATCAGGTCCTGGCCGTCATCGCACCGCACGACGAGGAAGAGGCGGTGGCGGAATGA
- a CDS encoding hydroxymethylglutaryl-CoA lyase, with protein sequence MTVQGLPMTVPAGDLPARVRIHEVGARDGLQNEKSTVPTEIKAEFVRRLADAGLTTIEATSFVHPKWVPQLADAEQLFPLVSDLPVALPVLVPNERGLDRALTLGANRVAVFASATESFAKANLNRTLDDALAMFEPVVARAKAADVHVRGYLSMCFGDPWEGPVPVPQVVRVCEALLDMGCDELSLGDTIGVATPGHVRALLTALTEQDIRVGALGVHFHDTYGQALSNTLAALQHGVTTVDASAGGLGGCPFAKSATGNLATEDLVWMLRGLGIDTGVDLGRLVATSVWMADRLGRPSPSRTVRALSHQEQ encoded by the coding sequence ATGACCGTTCAGGGACTGCCCATGACCGTACCGGCGGGGGACCTCCCCGCCCGCGTCCGCATCCACGAGGTCGGCGCCCGGGACGGCCTGCAGAACGAGAAGTCGACCGTGCCGACCGAGATCAAGGCGGAGTTCGTCCGCCGCCTCGCCGACGCGGGCCTGACCACCATCGAGGCCACCAGCTTCGTCCACCCCAAGTGGGTGCCCCAACTGGCCGATGCCGAGCAGCTGTTCCCCCTCGTCAGCGACCTGCCCGTCGCGCTCCCGGTCCTCGTGCCGAACGAACGCGGCCTGGACCGCGCCCTGACGCTGGGGGCGAACCGTGTCGCCGTCTTCGCCAGCGCCACCGAGTCCTTCGCCAAGGCCAACCTCAACCGCACGCTCGACGACGCCCTGGCGATGTTCGAGCCGGTGGTGGCGCGGGCGAAGGCGGCAGACGTCCACGTCCGCGGCTATCTCTCCATGTGCTTCGGCGACCCCTGGGAGGGCCCGGTCCCGGTCCCCCAGGTCGTCCGCGTCTGCGAGGCGCTCCTCGACATGGGCTGCGACGAGCTGAGCCTCGGCGACACCATCGGAGTCGCGACCCCCGGCCACGTCCGCGCGCTCCTCACCGCCCTCACCGAACAGGACATCCGCGTCGGCGCGTTGGGCGTGCACTTCCACGACACGTACGGCCAGGCGCTGTCCAACACCCTCGCCGCCCTCCAGCACGGCGTCACCACGGTCGACGCCTCCGCCGGCGGCCTCGGCGGCTGTCCGTTCGCGAAGTCCGCCACCGGAAACCTCGCCACGGAAGACCTGGTGTGGATGCTGCGGGGCCTCGGCATCGACACCGGCGTCGACCTCGGCCGTCTCGTCGCCACAAGCGTGTGGATGGCCGACCGGCTGGGCCGGCCCAGCCCGTCCCGCACCGTCCGGGCCCTCTCCCACCAGGAGCAGTGA
- a CDS encoding acyl-CoA dehydrogenase family protein, with protein sequence MDHRLSPELEELRRTVEEFAHDVVAPKIGEFYEHHEFPYEIVREMARMGLFGLPFPEEYGGMGGDYLALGVALEELARVDSSVAITLEAGVSLGAMPIHLFGTEAQKRQWLPRLCTGEVLGAFGLTEPDGGTDAGATRTTARIDPETDEWVINGTKCFITNSGTDITGLVTVTAVTGRKPDGNPRISAIIVPSGTPGFSVAAPYSKVGWNASDTRELSFSDVRVPAANLLGEEGRGYAQFLRILDEGRIAIAALATGLAQGCVDESVKYAKERHAFGRPIGANQAIQFKIADMEMKAHTARLAWRDAASRLVAGEPFKKEAALAKLYSSTIAVDNARDATQIHGGYGFMNEYPVARMWRDSKILEIGEGTSEVQRMLIARELGLAG encoded by the coding sequence ATGGACCACCGACTCTCCCCCGAACTCGAAGAACTGCGCCGTACGGTCGAGGAGTTCGCCCACGACGTCGTGGCGCCCAAGATCGGCGAGTTCTACGAGCACCACGAATTCCCGTACGAGATCGTCCGCGAGATGGCCCGCATGGGCCTGTTCGGGCTGCCGTTCCCGGAGGAGTACGGCGGTATGGGCGGCGACTATCTGGCACTGGGCGTGGCCCTGGAGGAACTGGCCCGGGTCGACTCCTCCGTGGCCATAACCCTCGAAGCGGGCGTCTCGCTCGGCGCCATGCCGATCCACCTCTTCGGCACCGAGGCCCAGAAGCGTCAGTGGCTGCCGCGGCTGTGCACGGGCGAGGTCCTCGGCGCGTTCGGCCTCACCGAGCCCGACGGCGGCACGGACGCGGGCGCGACCCGTACGACGGCCCGGATCGACCCGGAGACGGACGAGTGGGTGATCAACGGCACCAAGTGCTTCATCACCAACTCGGGCACGGACATCACGGGCCTGGTCACGGTCACGGCGGTGACCGGCCGCAAGCCGGACGGCAACCCGCGCATCTCGGCGATCATCGTCCCGTCCGGCACCCCGGGCTTCTCGGTCGCGGCCCCCTACTCGAAGGTCGGCTGGAACGCCTCGGACACCCGCGAGCTGTCCTTCTCCGACGTCCGGGTCCCGGCGGCGAACCTGCTGGGCGAGGAGGGCCGGGGCTACGCCCAGTTCCTGCGCATCCTGGACGAGGGCCGCATCGCGATCGCGGCGCTGGCGACCGGCCTGGCCCAGGGCTGTGTGGACGAGTCGGTGAAGTACGCGAAGGAACGCCACGCGTTCGGCAGGCCGATCGGCGCCAACCAGGCGATCCAGTTCAAGATCGCCGACATGGAGATGAAGGCCCACACGGCCCGCCTGGCCTGGCGCGACGCGGCCTCACGCCTGGTGGCCGGCGAGCCCTTCAAGAAGGAGGCGGCCCTCGCCAAGCTCTACTCCTCCACCATCGCCGTGGACAACGCCCGCGACGCCACCCAGATCCACGGCGGCTACGGCTTCATGAACGAGTACCCGGTGGCCCGCATGTGGCGCGACTCGAAGATCCTGGAGATCGGCGAGGGCACGAGCGAGGTGCAACGCATGTTGATCGCACGGGAGTTGGGACTGGCGGGCTGA
- a CDS encoding ABC transporter substrate-binding protein gives MSNARTANFSRRGLLATGGALGLGAFLAACGDSHSESGGSDSTASGKASGPWSFKDDRGTTVKLDKVPSNIVAFTGVAAALYDYGVSVKGVFGPTKTADGKPDVQAGDMDVSKLTVLGNAWDQFNVEKYATLAPDVLISTMFDDAGTLWYVPEASKDKIAQLAPSVGLSVYDRQLTKPLERMWELAESLGGDMTSAKVTDAKKRFEAAATRLRAAAKAKPEIKVLAGSASPELFYVSGTNLSIDLEYFKALGVNFVEPPESAKKQGGGWFESLSWENVDKYAADVIMMDDRSSTIQPADIAEATWKKLPAVKAGQVVARSPEPILSYDKCVPLVENLAEAIEKAKKVS, from the coding sequence ATGTCGAACGCCAGAACCGCCAACTTCTCCCGCCGCGGCCTGCTCGCCACCGGCGGCGCCCTCGGTCTCGGCGCCTTCCTGGCCGCGTGCGGCGACAGCCACTCGGAGAGCGGTGGCTCGGACTCGACGGCTTCCGGCAAGGCCTCCGGGCCCTGGTCCTTCAAGGACGACCGCGGCACCACCGTGAAGCTGGACAAGGTCCCCTCGAACATCGTCGCGTTCACCGGCGTCGCCGCCGCCCTCTACGACTACGGCGTCTCGGTCAAGGGCGTCTTCGGCCCGACCAAGACCGCGGACGGCAAGCCCGATGTGCAGGCCGGTGACATGGACGTCAGCAAGCTGACCGTCCTCGGCAACGCCTGGGACCAGTTCAACGTCGAGAAGTACGCGACCCTCGCGCCCGACGTGCTGATCAGCACGATGTTCGACGACGCCGGCACCCTCTGGTACGTGCCCGAGGCGTCCAAGGACAAGATCGCCCAACTGGCGCCGAGCGTGGGCCTCTCCGTCTACGACCGGCAGCTCACCAAGCCGCTGGAGCGCATGTGGGAGCTGGCCGAGTCGCTCGGCGGCGACATGACGTCCGCCAAGGTGACCGACGCCAAGAAGCGGTTCGAGGCGGCCGCCACCCGGCTGCGCGCGGCCGCCAAGGCCAAGCCCGAGATCAAGGTGCTGGCCGGCTCCGCGAGCCCGGAGCTGTTCTACGTCTCCGGCACCAACCTCTCCATCGACCTGGAGTACTTCAAGGCCCTCGGCGTGAACTTCGTCGAGCCGCCGGAGAGCGCCAAGAAGCAGGGCGGCGGCTGGTTCGAGAGCCTGAGCTGGGAGAACGTCGACAAGTATGCGGCCGACGTCATCATGATGGACGACCGCTCCTCGACGATCCAGCCGGCGGACATCGCTGAGGCGACCTGGAAGAAGCTGCCCGCGGTCAAGGCGGGGCAGGTTGTCGCGCGTTCGCCTGAGCCGATCCTGTCTTACGACAAGTGCGTGCCTCTGGTCGAGAACCTGGCCGAAGCTATCGAGAAGGCGAAGAAAGTCAGCTGA
- a CDS encoding siderophore-interacting protein: MTTAVAAPFRFFSLQVVRTRRLGPSLVRVTFGGPDLKDFHSDGRDQSLSLFLPHPGQPEPVIPIELGDGWWQGWRELPEDVRAVMRSYTLRALRRAPDEIDIDFVLHGVEPGAAIAAGPASRWAARAAAGDKVVLLGPAIADNRAIRFRPPEDADLVVVWGDETAVPAACAIVESLPAGTRARVWLEVPHAEDIQDVRTEADAEITWLVQDEGSVESSPMGSPMALHAIRSAELPDASDPYVWIAGESGCVKELRRHFVRERGIDRRRVTFVGYWRQGLTEEQLREAG; encoded by the coding sequence ATGACTACGGCCGTAGCCGCCCCGTTCCGTTTCTTCTCCCTTCAGGTCGTACGGACGAGGCGGCTCGGCCCGTCTCTGGTCCGGGTCACCTTCGGCGGGCCCGACCTGAAGGACTTCCACTCCGACGGACGGGACCAGTCCCTGTCTTTGTTCCTGCCGCACCCGGGCCAGCCCGAGCCGGTCATCCCGATCGAGCTAGGGGACGGCTGGTGGCAGGGCTGGCGTGAACTCCCGGAGGACGTACGGGCGGTGATGCGCTCGTACACCCTCCGGGCCCTCAGGCGCGCCCCGGACGAGATAGACATCGACTTCGTGCTGCACGGCGTGGAGCCGGGGGCGGCCATCGCTGCGGGCCCCGCCTCCCGGTGGGCCGCGCGGGCCGCCGCCGGTGACAAGGTAGTGCTGCTCGGTCCGGCGATCGCGGACAACCGGGCGATCCGCTTCCGGCCGCCCGAGGACGCCGATCTGGTGGTCGTCTGGGGCGACGAGACCGCCGTACCCGCCGCCTGCGCCATCGTCGAGTCGCTGCCGGCCGGCACCCGTGCCCGGGTCTGGCTGGAGGTGCCGCATGCCGAGGACATCCAGGACGTCCGGACCGAGGCGGACGCCGAGATCACCTGGCTCGTCCAGGACGAGGGGAGCGTGGAGAGCTCCCCCATGGGCTCCCCCATGGCTCTCCACGCGATCCGTTCCGCCGAACTCCCGGACGCCTCGGACCCGTACGTCTGGATCGCGGGCGAGTCCGGGTGCGTGAAGGAGCTGCGCCGGCACTTCGTGCGCGAGCGCGGGATCGACCGCCGCAGAGTCACCTTCGTCGGCTACTGGCGGCAGGGCCTGACCGAGGAGCAGCTGCGCGAGGCGGGCTGA
- the desA gene encoding lysine decarboxylase DesA has translation MRSHLLNDTTTEHYRRSVTEGIERVAAKLATTVSPFTGVTVDALAPRIDEIDLDKPLHDTEAVLDELEDVYLRDAIYFHHPRYLAHLNCPVVIPAVLGEAILSAVNSSLDTWDQSAGGTLIERKLIDWTTARIGLGENADGVFTSGGTQSNLQALLLAREEAKPGRDGWEGPASLAKLRIFASEAGHFSVKKSAQLLGLGQDAVVCVPVGADKRMQTVALARELERCKQDGLVPMAVVATAGTTDFGSIDPLPEVAELCEQYGVWMHVDAAYGCGLLASVKYRDRIDGIERADSVTVDYHKSFFQPVSSSAVLVRDAATLRHATYHAEYLNPRRMVQERIPNQVDKSLQTTRRFDALKLWMTLRVMGADGIGQLFDEVCELAVEGWKLLAADPRYDVVVEPTLSTLVFRYIPAAVTDPAEIDRANLYARKALFASGDAIVAGTKVGGRHYLKFTLLNPETQASDIAAVLDLIAGHAEQYLGESLDRAS, from the coding sequence ATGCGCTCGCACCTGCTCAACGACACGACCACGGAGCACTACCGCCGCTCCGTGACCGAAGGAATAGAGCGGGTGGCGGCCAAACTCGCCACCACCGTAAGTCCGTTCACCGGCGTCACCGTCGACGCCCTCGCTCCCCGCATCGACGAGATCGACCTCGACAAGCCGCTCCACGACACGGAGGCCGTGCTCGACGAACTGGAGGACGTCTACCTCCGGGACGCGATCTACTTCCACCACCCCCGCTACCTCGCCCACCTCAACTGCCCGGTCGTCATCCCGGCCGTGCTCGGCGAGGCGATCCTCTCCGCCGTCAACTCCTCCCTCGACACCTGGGACCAGTCGGCCGGCGGCACCCTCATCGAGCGCAAGCTCATCGACTGGACCACCGCCCGCATCGGCCTCGGCGAGAACGCCGACGGCGTGTTCACCTCCGGCGGCACCCAGTCCAACCTCCAGGCGCTGCTGCTGGCCCGCGAGGAGGCCAAGCCAGGGCGGGATGGGTGGGAAGGTCCAGCCAGCCTGGCCAAACTGCGCATCTTCGCCTCCGAGGCCGGCCACTTCAGCGTGAAGAAGTCCGCGCAGCTCCTCGGGCTCGGCCAGGACGCCGTGGTCTGCGTCCCCGTCGGCGCCGACAAGCGCATGCAGACCGTCGCGCTCGCCCGCGAGCTGGAGCGCTGCAAGCAGGACGGCCTCGTCCCCATGGCCGTCGTCGCCACCGCCGGCACCACCGACTTCGGCTCCATCGACCCGCTGCCCGAGGTCGCCGAGCTGTGCGAGCAGTACGGCGTGTGGATGCACGTGGACGCCGCCTACGGCTGCGGACTGCTCGCCTCCGTCAAGTACCGGGACCGCATCGACGGCATCGAGCGCGCCGACTCGGTCACCGTCGACTACCACAAGTCCTTCTTCCAGCCGGTGAGTTCGTCCGCCGTCCTGGTCCGGGACGCGGCCACCCTGCGCCACGCCACCTACCACGCGGAGTACCTCAACCCCCGCCGCATGGTGCAGGAACGTATCCCCAACCAGGTCGACAAGTCCCTCCAGACCACCCGCCGCTTCGACGCGCTCAAGCTGTGGATGACCCTGCGGGTGATGGGCGCCGACGGCATCGGGCAGCTCTTCGACGAGGTGTGCGAGCTGGCCGTGGAGGGCTGGAAGCTGCTGGCCGCCGACCCGCGCTACGACGTCGTGGTCGAGCCGACCCTGTCCACCCTCGTCTTCCGCTACATCCCGGCGGCCGTCACCGACCCGGCCGAGATCGACCGCGCCAACCTGTACGCCCGCAAGGCCCTGTTCGCCTCCGGCGACGCGATCGTCGCGGGCACCAAGGTCGGCGGCCGCCACTACCTGAAGTTCACCCTGCTCAACCCCGAGACGCAGGCGTCCGACATCGCCGCCGTCCTCGATCTGATCGCCGGCCATGCCGAGCAGTACCTGGGAGAGTCCCTTGACCGCGCTTCCTGA
- a CDS encoding SidA/IucD/PvdA family monooxygenase, with protein sequence MTALPEPTGATEKTYDFVGIGLGPFNLGLACLTEPIAELDGVFLESKPNFEWHAGMFLDGAHLQTPFMSDLVTLADPTSPYSFLNYLKDQGRLYSFYIRENFYPLRVEYDDYCRWAADKLSSIRFSTTVAEVTYEDEHYLVRTEGGDVYRARHLVLGTGTPPYIPETCRNLGGDFLHNSRYMRHKEELRKKESITLVGSGQSAAEIYYDLLSEIDVHGYRLNWVTRSPRFFPLEYTKLTLEMTSPEYIDYFRELPEATRYRLTDQQKGLFKGIDGDLINEIFDLLYRKNLGGPVPTRLLTNSSLTGARYENGTYTLSFRQEEQEKDYEIESQGLILATGYKYAEPEFLAPVRDRLLYDSQGNYDVARNYAIDVTGRGVFLQNAGVHTHSITSPDLGMGAYRNSYIIRELLGTEYYPVEKSIAFQEFAV encoded by the coding sequence TTGACCGCGCTTCCTGAGCCCACTGGTGCCACGGAAAAGACCTATGACTTCGTGGGGATCGGGCTCGGCCCGTTCAACCTCGGCCTGGCCTGCCTCACCGAGCCCATCGCCGAACTCGACGGCGTCTTCCTGGAGTCCAAGCCGAACTTCGAGTGGCACGCGGGCATGTTCCTGGACGGCGCCCACCTCCAGACGCCGTTCATGTCGGACCTGGTCACCCTGGCCGACCCGACGTCGCCGTACTCGTTCCTCAACTACCTCAAGGACCAGGGCCGTCTGTACTCGTTCTACATCCGCGAGAACTTCTACCCGCTGCGGGTCGAGTACGACGACTACTGCCGCTGGGCCGCGGACAAGCTGAGCAGCATCCGGTTCAGCACGACGGTCGCCGAGGTCACGTACGAGGACGAGCACTACCTCGTACGCACCGAGGGCGGAGACGTGTACCGCGCCCGTCACCTCGTCCTCGGCACGGGCACGCCCCCGTACATCCCCGAGACCTGCCGGAACCTGGGCGGCGACTTCCTCCACAACTCCCGCTACATGCGGCACAAAGAGGAGTTGCGGAAGAAGGAGTCCATCACGCTGGTGGGTTCCGGCCAGTCCGCCGCCGAGATCTACTACGACCTGCTCAGCGAGATCGACGTCCACGGCTACCGGCTGAACTGGGTCACCCGATCCCCGCGCTTCTTCCCGCTGGAGTACACCAAGCTCACGCTGGAGATGACCTCCCCGGAGTACATCGACTACTTCCGTGAGCTGCCGGAGGCCACCCGCTACCGCCTCACCGACCAGCAGAAGGGCCTGTTCAAGGGCATCGACGGCGACCTGATCAACGAGATCTTCGACCTGCTGTACCGGAAGAACCTCGGCGGTCCCGTGCCCACGCGGCTGCTCACCAACTCCTCGCTCACCGGCGCGCGGTACGAGAACGGCACGTACACCCTGTCCTTCCGCCAGGAGGAGCAGGAGAAGGACTACGAGATCGAGTCCCAGGGGCTGATCCTGGCCACGGGCTACAAGTACGCCGAGCCGGAGTTCCTCGCGCCCGTCCGGGACCGCCTCCTCTACGACTCCCAGGGCAACTACGACGTGGCCCGCAACTACGCGATCGACGTGACCGGCAGAGGCGTCTTCCTGCAGAACGCCGGCGTCCACACGCACAGCATCACCAGCCCCGACCTGGGCATGGGCGCGTACCGCAACAGCTACATCATCCGTGAGCTGCTCGGCACCGAGTACTACCCGGTCGAGAAGTCCATCGCGTTCCAGGAGTTCGCCGTATGA
- a CDS encoding GNAT family N-acetyltransferase, translated as MTFTFRPLDPLKDAELLHSWLTHPKAAYWMMQDAGLEDVERAYMEIAADEHQQAYLGLRDGEPAFLMEKYDPAHRELVGLYDPRPGDVGMHFLVPPTDRPVHGFTRAVITAVMAYLFEDPAVERVVVEPDVSNKAVHALNEAVGFVPEREIQKPEKKALLSFCTRDHFFDTHSRNRHSLTATGVTA; from the coding sequence ATGACCTTCACGTTCCGCCCGCTCGACCCCCTGAAGGACGCCGAGCTGCTGCACTCCTGGCTCACCCACCCCAAGGCCGCCTACTGGATGATGCAGGACGCCGGACTCGAGGACGTCGAGCGCGCCTACATGGAGATCGCGGCCGACGAGCACCAGCAGGCGTACCTCGGCCTGCGCGACGGCGAGCCCGCCTTCCTGATGGAGAAGTACGACCCCGCCCACCGCGAGCTGGTCGGCCTGTACGACCCGCGGCCGGGCGACGTCGGCATGCACTTCCTCGTGCCGCCCACCGACCGGCCCGTGCACGGCTTCACCAGGGCCGTCATCACCGCCGTCATGGCGTACCTCTTCGAGGACCCGGCGGTGGAACGCGTCGTCGTCGAGCCGGACGTGTCCAACAAGGCCGTCCACGCCCTGAACGAAGCCGTCGGATTCGTGCCCGAGCGCGAGATCCAGAAGCCGGAGAAGAAGGCGTTGCTGAGTTTCTGCACACGGGACCACTTCTTTGACACGCACAGCCGCAACAGGCACAGCCTCACGGCCACGGGGGTGACGGCATGA